A window of uncultured Fusobacterium sp. contains these coding sequences:
- a CDS encoding PTS sugar transporter subunit IIB: MKKILLLCAAGMSTSLMVKKMLEAAEKKGIEVEIKAVGLEKFEENLNAYDVFLLGPQVKYKKAELEKIAATVGKKVEVINTVDYGMMRGDKVLDFALGLIG; this comes from the coding sequence ATGAAAAAAATATTATTACTTTGTGCAGCTGGAATGTCAACTAGCTTAATGGTTAAAAAAATGTTAGAAGCAGCAGAAAAAAAAGGAATAGAAGTTGAAATAAAAGCTGTAGGGCTTGAAAAATTTGAAGAAAACTTAAATGCATACGATGTTTTCTTATTAGGACCTCAAGTTAAATATAAAAAAGCTGAGTTAGAAAAAATAGCAGCTACAGTAGGGAAAAAAGTAGAAGTAATAAATACAGTAGACTATGGAATGATGAGAGGAGATAAAGTATTAGACTTTGCTCTTGGATTAATCGGATAG
- the pepV gene encoding dipeptidase PepV: MKIKEYIENNFKKIISDVIEIIKIKTVKEKAKGDAPFGENLKYGLEKTLELAEKLGFKTKNLDNYVGYAEIGEGEDYIAILGHIDVVPEGDISKWSVDPYGGEIKDNMLIARGAIDNKGPIVSSLYSIKAILEENPNFNKRVRVIFGTNEESGDEDMKYYLAHEKAPKYAFTPDGRFPVIFSEKGIYTFSFREEIDWDKTAVLEIEAGTRSNVVPERARVVLKNSILPYLEEVLQKIEKISKCTFDVSKEEERVVIIVNGKAAHASSPERGINSILGMYLFLNELLVEEDSLKNFAKFMANCIGESTDGKLLGIESKNEETGDLTISAGITKKIDNFISVKFNIRYPVSTTEKILDSTLNEKAQENGVIFFKENHNPPLYFPKDSILVKTLQDTYREITGRDEEPAALGGGTYAKLMPNTVAFGPNYRGFKGNPHSFDECMDLDMLKIGIEIYAKAVLRLSDYI, from the coding sequence ATGAAAATAAAGGAGTATATAGAAAATAATTTTAAAAAAATTATCTCTGATGTTATAGAGATAATAAAAATAAAAACAGTAAAAGAGAAAGCAAAAGGAGATGCTCCCTTTGGAGAAAATTTAAAATATGGATTAGAAAAAACTTTGGAGTTAGCTGAAAAACTAGGTTTTAAAACTAAAAATTTAGATAATTATGTAGGATATGCTGAAATAGGAGAGGGAGAAGATTATATAGCTATCTTAGGACATATAGATGTAGTTCCAGAAGGAGATATTTCTAAATGGAGTGTAGATCCTTATGGTGGAGAGATAAAAGATAATATGTTAATAGCTAGAGGAGCTATTGACAACAAAGGACCTATTGTTTCATCACTATATTCTATAAAGGCAATTTTAGAAGAGAATCCTAATTTTAATAAAAGGGTGAGAGTGATTTTTGGAACAAATGAAGAGAGTGGAGATGAGGATATGAAATACTATCTTGCTCATGAGAAGGCTCCCAAATATGCTTTTACTCCTGATGGAAGATTCCCTGTTATATTTTCTGAAAAGGGAATTTATACTTTTTCTTTTAGAGAAGAGATAGATTGGGATAAAACAGCAGTATTAGAGATAGAAGCTGGAACAAGATCAAATGTAGTTCCAGAAAGAGCAAGGGTAGTTTTAAAAAATTCAATTTTACCTTATTTAGAAGAGGTTTTACAAAAAATTGAAAAAATATCTAAATGTACTTTTGATGTATCAAAGGAAGAAGAGAGAGTAGTTATTATTGTAAATGGAAAAGCAGCTCATGCAAGTTCCCCTGAAAGAGGTATTAATTCTATATTAGGAATGTATCTATTTTTAAATGAACTTTTAGTTGAAGAGGACTCATTAAAGAATTTTGCTAAGTTTATGGCTAATTGTATTGGAGAATCAACAGATGGAAAACTTTTAGGAATAGAGAGTAAAAATGAAGAGACTGGAGATTTAACAATTAGTGCTGGTATCACTAAAAAAATAGATAATTTTATCTCTGTAAAATTTAATATAAGATACCCTGTTTCTACAACTGAAAAGATTTTAGATTCAACTTTAAATGAAAAGGCTCAAGAAAATGGGGTGATTTTCTTTAAAGAGAATCACAATCCACCTCTATATTTTCCAAAGGATTCAATATTAGTAAAAACTTTACAAGATACATATAGAGAGATAACAGGTAGAGATGAGGAACCAGCAGCATTAGGAGGAGGAACTTATGCTAAATTAATGCCAAATACAGTGGCATTTGGTCCTAATTATAGAGGATTCAAGGGAAATCCTCATAGTTTTGATGAGTGTATGGATTTAGATATGTTAAAAATAGGAATAGAAATTTATGCTAAGGCAGTGCTTAGACTTAGTGATTACATTTAG